The Quatrionicoccus australiensis nucleotide sequence TGGCGGCCCGTCCTACCATGCCATCCTCGCCCAGCCGGCCGGCGCCGTGTCCGGCCAGATCCGCCTGACCGAACAGGGCGAAGTCATTTCGACCAAGTACGGCAACCCGGACAATGGCCGGCGCAATCTCGAAGTACTGCTCGCCGCAACCCTGGAAGCCAGCCTGACCGACCACGAAAACCAGGTCGAGCCGGCGCAGCAGTTCCATGCCGTCATGGACGAACTGTCGCGGCGCGCCTTCAACGCCTATCGCGGCCTGGTCTATGAAACACCGGGCTTCACGACCTATTTCCGGCAATCGACCGTGGTTTCCGAAATCGCCCTGCTCAATATCGGCAGCCGCCCGGCGTCGCGCAAGGCGTCCGAGCGTATCGAGGACCTGCGCGCCATTCCCTGGGTGTTCAGCTGGGCGCAATGCCGCCTGATGCTGCCGGGCTGGTACGGCTTCGGCTCAGCGGTCGACGGCTACCTGGCGGCCAATTCCGACGGCCTGACCACACTGCGCCGCATGCTGAAATCCTGGCCCTTCTTCAAGAGCCTGCTCTCCAACATGGACATGGTGCTGGCCAAGAGCGATCTCGCGATTGCCTCGCGCTATGCCGAACTGGTCAGCGATGCCGGCTTGCGCGAACGCATCTTCGGCCAGATCTGCCAGGAATGGGAACTAACGAAAAAGCACCTGCTGGCCATTCTCGAACAGGACGATTTCCTGGGCGACAACCCGCAACTGAAACGCTCGCTGCAACTGCGCTCGCCCTACATGGATCCGCTCAACCACCTCCAGGTCGAACTGCTCAAGCGCCACCGCGCCGGCGAGACGGACGAGCGCGTCGCACGCGGCATCCATCTGTCGATCAACGGCGTCGCTTCCGGTTTGCGCAACAGCGGGTAAAATCGGGAGATGCCCATCACACTCAAACGCACCGTATGATGCGCTTTTTCGACTGAGAACCTTGCGCTGCAATTGTTTTGGCCTAGTTGCAGGCCAATAACTATCTACAAAATATGCAATATCAATGCCCGAAGACCCGCGCAGGAACTATGGCGTTCTGATTTTGTAGATCAACAGCAAAAGAATCATTTCCACTTTATTGACACCGTTCCAGCAGAAAATGAACCGCCTCCCGCAAGGCTAACCCTAACTCTTGACAAGATACTTGAAACATCAACGCTGCCAACGCCAACCTGCATCAGCGTGTTCGAAACACCAGTTGACTTCATAATCCATTTGTTAGTTGTTCCGATTTTTGATAGGGTGATGGAACCAGTATAGCCAACAGAACTAGCTGCAAACGTAACCGGAAACCCAGTTGTAAGAGAGGAATCGCCGGATGGGCGCTCAAGGCAATATCCAGAATATCCGGTTGTTATATATGACGCTGATCCAACCTGAACAACAATTCTTCCTGACGACGATGGCGTAACGGATACGCAAAGAATTTCAATTTCTGTTGCCGTTTCAGGAATTGATGAATTGCCAAACTCAGTCTGAGAGGCAATGCTGCCAACTGACTCCCCTTGTGAGTACCAGATGTGATCAGGGGTAAGCGCCTCGATTGCTTGCTTTACGCGCAAAGGAGACATGGCACGGTTATCCGTTTCGGTTCCGGCTTCCATCTCTGCTTGAGTTGCCTCGACAGCAAGGTATGCAAGCGAGTTCTCTACCTGCGTTGCGTATTGCAGGGTGAGGTTCTTTGATGCAATCGCGGCGGAAGCAGACGACGCAGAAGCGGTCGCGCTGGTTGCCGAGTTGGTTGCACTGGTTGCCGCAGCGGAAGCGCTTGACGCAGCAGCATTAGCACTAGACAGAGCAGCGGCAGCACTTGCAGCGGCATTTGCAGCAGCGTCAGACACATCCGAACCAATCGTGAAACCGAAACGCGACCAATACTGCGGGTCAAACGTTGCTCCGGAGGTGTGCGCCTGAATGCAAACATAGTTGCTGTTTTCATCAGAAGCCAAATCCTTGACTTGGTAAGCTGTGCTTGCTGCCCATACTCCATCACCGACAATGCGGAAACCGCCCATCAAATTCAATATTTCCGGAGATAGCGCATTGACACCAACTGCCAAATCTTTTAGCTTTCCGTCATCACGTTGGATTTTTTGCAGGTTGTCCAACGTCTGATCTAGCGTTGTTTCGATGTTTGCAAACTCAGCATCGAGCGCAGCGGTATTGACGGTTGATCGGCCAGAAGCGTTATTAGCCTCTTGCTGGCTGAAATCAGTCGTCTGTGTGTATGGCGTAGGTTGTGACATTAAGGAACCTCACTTGAATCTGATGATTGCTGCATTTCTAAAGCCGTTTGTGCTGCTCATATTCGGCGTGCTTGGCGTTCTTCTTGTCTCATTCCTTGAGCGGAAGATGCCTGAATCAAAACTTAAACGGGTGTTACTGTATCCCGTATGGAAGCGCAAAGGCTGAACCAAGCACTCCTGGCGAAACGCTCATGCCGTAGTTCAGCTTATCAACGCCTCCCTTGCCGATTGCGTTCTGCAATGCCTGGCCCAATCTCCCTGGTTTCACAGAGTTTTCCATGACCGTAGCTGCTGCCTGCGGGTCAAGCAGGATGTCAGCCATTCGGCTTTTCATTGCGTCATCTGAGCCTTGATAAATCTTGTTGGAAATAGCCTTTGCGGCCCCCATCAGCTTTGATCCTGCGCCAAGCGTCAAGATGTTACCGAGTGCGCCGACAGCAGGCGGCATGCCTGACTGCGCGGCAAGGTTGTCCATTGCGAAGTTCTGGAACGTGTTTGACCCTGCACCTCGCCCCATATCAGCAGCAGCGGCAGAGCGCGACAGATCAGCACCGATTCCGTTTAGCGTAGCCATCTGCTCAGGCGCCATGACGTCCTCAAGGTTGCGCTTTATGCCTCCTGTTGCGTTCTTTACAAGGTTTCCGCGAACGTCGTTTAAGGCATTGGCAAACGAACTTCCAGCCTGTCGGAACTGCGCTCCGCTTGGGTGATAGCTAACAA carries:
- a CDS encoding carbohydrate-binding protein, with amino-acid sequence MSQPTPYTQTTDFSQQEANNASGRSTVNTAALDAEFANIETTLDQTLDNLQKIQRDDGKLKDLAVGVNALSPEILNLMGGFRIVGDGVWAASTAYQVKDLASDENSNYVCIQAHTSGATFDPQYWSRFGFTIGSDVSDAAANAAASAAAALSSANAAASSASAAATSATNSATSATASASSASAAIASKNLTLQYATQVENSLAYLAVEATQAEMEAGTETDNRAMSPLRVKQAIEALTPDHIWYSQGESVGSIASQTEFGNSSIPETATEIEILCVSVTPSSSGRIVVQVGSASYITTGYSGYCLERPSGDSSLTTGFPVTFAASSVGYTGSITLSKIGTTNKWIMKSTGVSNTLMQVGVGSVDVSSILSRVRVSLAGGGSFSAGTVSIKWK